One genomic segment of Coffea arabica cultivar ET-39 chromosome 6e, Coffea Arabica ET-39 HiFi, whole genome shotgun sequence includes these proteins:
- the LOC113694624 gene encoding protein trichome birefringence-like 35 produces MMQKCHRKKGHFPLMALVLFVCIIFSILYKEITTIQRIRQSQPQNEVNDDQPQSSDFQLQQEFLPRPTVLLNRSLSSRAPPVPLDKSSACSSTVEYSGRRVLPAGRTPEPGGWRGQPQGCDFFSGEWVFDNASRPLYNESDCPYMSDQLACLKHGRPDVDYQYWRWQPLNCNLKRWNVTEMWEKLRGKRLMFVGDSLTRGQWISMVCLLQSIIPADKKSMTPQAQLTTFTAQDYNATVEFLWAPLLVESNSDDPVDHTLPERILRPDSILRHASQWKDADILVFNSYLWWRQGPVKLLWSNEDSGVCEEIDGLGGMELAMEAWADWMASDFDALNKQAFFVTMSPTHFLKEEWEPGSEGNCYNERQPISSERYLGNGIHLPTMQIAEKVLRRLSSKVSVLNITRLSDYRKDGHPTIYRKFWEMLSPETLSKPASYSDCIHWCLPGVPDVWNELLFQYL; encoded by the exons ATGATGCAGAAATGCCACAGAAAAAAGGGCCATTTTCCTCTCATGGCACTTGTACTCTTTGTCTGCATAATCTTCTCAATATTGTACAAGGAAATTACTACCATTCAACGAATCCGTCAGAGCCAACCTCAGAACGAGGTTAATGATGACCAACCCCAGTCCTCCGACTTCCAACTCCAACAAGAATTTCTTCCCAGACCCACGGTTTTACTGAATCGATCCCTCTCAAGCAGAGCTCCTCCTG TGCCTCTGGATAAATCTAGTGCATGCAGTTCGACTGTGGAGTACAGTGGAAGAAGAGTTTTGCCAGCTGGCCGTACACCGGAGCCGGGTGGCTGGAGGGGGCAACCGCAAGGGTGCGACTTCTTTTCTGGTGAATGGGTCTTTGATAACGCTTCTCGTCCACTGTATAATGAGTCAGATTGTCCGTATATGTCGGATCAATTAGCCTGTCTCAAGCACGGTAGACCTGATGTTGATTACCAGTATTGGAGATGGCAGCCCCTTAATTGCAATTTGAAGAG GTGGAATGTGACTGAGATGTGGGAGAAGTTGAGGGGTAAGAGACTGATGTTCGTGGGGGACTCCTTGACTAGAGGGCAATGGATATCAATGGTGTGCTTGTTGCAGTCCATAATTCCAGCCGATAAAAAGTCAATGACACCCCAAGCCCAACTTACAACTTTTACAGCCCAG GACTACAACGCTACTGTTGAATTTCTTTGGGCACCGCTTCTTGTTGAATCTAATTCGGATGATCCTGTTGATCATACATTGCCTGAAAGAATTCTCCGTCCAGATTCAATTCTTAGGCATGCATCACAATGGAAGGATGCCGACATTTTAGTCTTCAATTCTTATTTGTGGTGGAGACAGGGCCCTGTGAAGCTCTT ATGGAGTAATGAAGATAGTGGtgtttgtgaagaaattgaCGGGTTGGGAGGCATGGAGTTGGCAATGGAGGCCTGGGCAGATTGGATGGCTTCTGATTTTGACGCCCTCAACAAGCAGGCCTTTTTTGTTACCATGTCTCCTACACATTTCTT GAAAGAAGAATGGGAGCCAGGAAGTGAAGGAAACTGTTACAATGAGAGACAGCCAATTTCGAGTGAAAGGTACCTGGGAAACGGTATTCACTTGCCCACCATGCAAATAGCGGAGAAGGTATTGAGGCGGTTGAGCTCAAAGGTTTCTGTGCTCAACATCACACGGCTCTCAGATTATAGGAAAGACGGCCACCCAACCATTTATCGGAAATTCTGGGAGATGCTGAGCCCTGAGACGCTGTCGAAACCGGCGAGTTATTCCGATTGTATACATTGGTGCCTGCCGGGTGTGCCTGATGTCTGGAATGAGTTGCTGTTTCAATATTTGTAG
- the LOC113694649 gene encoding protein trichome birefringence-like 34, with the protein MAGSGIVPGTGRIGLRFHSLAGFLLTALVITTFYYLSGDSTGPILEDETKSKNSSPSCNLFSGKWVYDNKSYPLYKEGECSFMADDFACEKFGRKEFKYQHWRWQPHDCDLPRFNATALLNRLRGKRLVFVGDSLNKNQWISMVCLLESSIPPSLKSNTWKGSLITFEAFEYNATIDFYWEPLLVESNCDDPVSHHVLDRIVRIEAIEKHARHWTDADILVFDSFMWWLQPEMTLLWGSFESSDAIYKKVGKRLRVYEMALRTWSDWLDIHINRTNTKLFFMSLSPYHKMAEDWGSSSGQNCYNETEPISEEGYWGSSTDRGMMSMAEAAIRELEGRGLKVQYLNITQLSDYRKDAHPSIYRRHWEAPSKKQLADPRSYSDCVHWCLPGVPDVWNQILYAYVMFDEFHAKLE; encoded by the exons ATGGCAGGGTCTGGCATAGTTCCAGGAACAGGGAGAATCGGGTTACGGTTCCATTCTCTCGCAGGCTTTCTTTTAACTGCCTTGGTCATTACTACCTTCTATTATCTATCAGGGGATAGCACCGGCCCAATCCTGGAAGATGAAACTAAGAGTAAGAATTCATCTCCAAGCTGCAATTTGTTTTCGGGAAAATGGGTTTACGATAACAAGTCTTACCCCTTGTACAAAGAGGGAGAATGTTCTTTCATGGCTGATGACTTTGCTTGCGAGAAATTCGGCAGAAAGGAGTTCAAGTATCAGCACTGGAGATGGCAACCCCATGATTGCGACCTTCCAAG GTTCAATGCGACAGCATTGCTGAACAGGCTGAGGGGAAAGAGACTTGTTTTTGTTGGTGATTCTCTGAACAAGAATCAATGGATATCAATGGTGTGCCTGCTTGAATCATCAATTCCACCATCCTTGAAATCAAACACCTGGAAAGGCTCGTTGATCACATTTGAAGCCTTT GAATATAACGCCACGATCGATTTTTACTGGGAACCACTGCTGGTGGAATCGAACTGCGATGACCCTGTGAGCCATCATGTTCTTGATCGAATTGTCAGAATTGAGGCAATTGAGAAGCATGCCAGGCACTGGACTGATGCGGACATACTCGTCTTTGATTCTTTTATGTGGTGGTTGCAACCTGAAATGACGCTTTT GTGGGGATCGTTTGAGAGCTCTGATGCAATCTACAAGAAGGTAGGGAAGAGACTGCGCGTCTATGAGATGGCTTTGCGAACATGGTCAGATTGGTTAGACATTCACATCAACCGAACCAACACAAAACTGTTCTTCATGAGTTTGTCGCCATACCACAAAAT GGCTGAAGATTGGGGATCATCTTCAGGACAAAACTGCTACAATGAAACAGAACCAATATCGGAGGAAGGTTACTGGGGAAGCAGTACAGATCGGGGGATGATGAGCATGGCTGAAGCAGCGATACGTGAGCTAGAAGGAAGAGGCTTGAAAGTGCAATACCTCAATATAACGCAGTTATCTGACTACAGGAAAGATGCTCACCCATCCATCTACAGGAGGCACTGGGAGGCTCCAAGCAAGAAGCAATTAGCCGACCCCAGGAGCTATTCAGATTGTGTACATTGGTGCCTTCCAGGGGTCCCTGATGTTTGGAACCAGATTCTTTATGCCTACGTAATGTTCGATGAATTCCATGCTAAATTAGAATAG
- the LOC113694719 gene encoding protein trichome birefringence-like 34 — MYFGSRDMPVRLLRQEMAKEQPLLPGSWWVVGCSFRYLAIFLLSILFSIAFYCNREGRLFQRRLESFSSVQIHGVLASNCNLFAGTWVYDNKSLPLYKDSNCSFMFDDLACEKYGRKDLDYQYWRWQPDNCDLPKFGAKALLDKLRDKRLVFVGDSLNRNQWVSLVCLIESSIPSSLMKSRSLKGSLYSFNAKEYNATIDFYWAPLLVESNSDDPSNHHLSDRAVRVESIAKHAKHWADADILIFNSYLWWKVATMKVFQESLENSTAVYKEMESRKCYEMALKTWSKWVLGNVDGNKTRLFWMSMSPPHTLSSNWGRPHDELKCYNETQPITKEELRGSESDPEMMRSTERAVESLHGRGVKIDLLNITGLTEYRKDGHPTVYRKQWRPLTQEQLANPLTYADCTHWCLPGVPDVWNHLLYTYLV, encoded by the exons ATGTATTTTGGTTCAAGGGACATGCCTGTGCGTTTGCTAAGGCAGGAGATGGCAAAGGAACAACCGCTTCTTCCTGGTTCATGGTGGGTAGTAGGATGCAGCTTTCGTTATCTTGCCATTTTCCTCCTCTCGATATTGTTTTCCATTGCTTTTTATTGCAATAGAGAGGGCAGACTATTTCAAAGACGACTTGAAAGCTTTTCTTCTGTACAAATCCATGGGGTCTTAGCCTCAAACTGCAACTTATTTGCCGGCACGTGGGTTTATGACAACAAATCTCTTCCTCTATACAAAGATTCGAATTGTTCATTCATGTTTGATGATTTGGCTTGTGAAAAGTACGGAAGAAAGGACCTGGACTATCAGTACTGGAGATGGCAGCCCGATAACTGTGACCTCCCGAA ATTTGGTGCCAAAGCACTTCTCGATAAACTGAGGGATAAACGGCTTGTGTTTGTTGGGGATTCCTTGAACCGGAACCAATGGGTTTCACTTGTCTGCTTAATTGAATCATCAATTCCTTCGAGCTTGATGAAATCAAGAAGTTTAAAGGGAAGCTTGTATAGCTTCAATGCCAAA GAATATAACGCAACAATTGATTTTTACTGGGCTCCGTTGCTGGTCGAATCAAACTCAGACGATCCGTCCAACCATCACTTGAGCGATCGAGCCGTTAGGGTCGAATCAATTGCAAAGCATGCTAAGCATTGGGCAGATGCAGATATTCTCATATTCAATTCTTACCTTTGGTGGAAAGTGGCCACCATGAAGGTCTT TCAGGAATCCCTTGAAAACTCGACTGCAGTCTACAAAGAAATGGAGTCTCGGAAGTGTTACGAGATGGCCCTGAAGACATGGTCAAAGTGGGTGCTTGGGAATGTGGACGGTAATAAAACACGATTGTTCTGGATGAGCATGTCGCCGCCTCATACCCT GTCTTCGAATTGGGGCAGGCCGCATGATGAGTTAAAATGCTACAATGAGACACAACCTATCACAAAAGAAGAGCTCCGAGGAAGCGAATCGGATCCTGAGATGATGCGTTCGACGGAGAGGGCAGTTGAGAGCTTACATGGGAGAGGGGTGAAGATAGATCTCCTCAACATAACTGGACTCACGGAGTACAGAAAGGACGGCCATCCAACAGTTTACAGGAAACAGTGGAGGCCTCTTACCCAAGAACAATTAGCCAACCCTTTAACTTACGCCGATTGCACGCATTGGTGCCTTCCCGGCGTTCCTGATGTCTGGAATCATTTGCTTTATACTTACCTTGTCTAA
- the LOC113694988 gene encoding protein trichome birefringence-like 34 isoform X1 — MTKKHQVIISTSPAAGILWDVRCSFQSLIALLLVALVGGAVYLTAQSGHLLADDRTSSSTSNSTPPPPPSASTNDLPPSKCNLFSGKWVYDNHSYPLYKEKQCTFMSDQLACEKFGRKDLTYQNWRWQPHHCDLPRFNATALLERLRNKRLVFVGDSLNRGQWVSMVCLVETSMPSSSPKSMISNGSLTTFKATDYNASIEFYWAPLLVESNSDNPVNHRLPDRIVRAHAIEKHARHWTDAHILVFNSYLWWKQPKMNTLWGSFGNSDGIYKDVEMLRSYEMALKTWADWLEIHINRTKTQLFFISMSPTHQRAEEWGESAGENCYSETEMIGKDEYQGNGSNPEMMRKVEASINDLKSRGLTVRLINITQLSEYRKEGHPSIYRKQWELLTQRQISKPSAYADCIHWCLPGVPDVWNQLLYAYIFNSSSHNTF; from the exons ATGACGAAGAAGCACCAAGTAATAATAAGTACTTCCCCTGCTGCAGGAATATTATGGGATGTAAGGTGCAGCTTCCAATCTCTCATAGCCCTTCTTCTTGTTGCCTTAGTGGGCGGGGCCGTTTATTTGACAGCACAAAGTGGACACTTGTTAGCAGACGACCGTACTAGTAGTAGCACTAGTAATAgtactcctcctcctcctccttccgcAAGTACCAATGACTTACCGCCTTCAAAATGCAACTTGTTTTCAGGAAAATGGGTGTACGACAACCACTCGTACCCTCTCTACAAAGAGAAGCAATGCACTTTCATGTCCGACCAGTTAGCTTGTGAGAAATTTGGACGAAAGGACCTAACCTACCAAAACTGGAGATGGCAGCCTCACCACTGTGACCTCCCGAG GTTCAATGCCACAGCACTGCTAGAGAGACTGAGGAACAAAAGGCTTGTGTTCGTTGGGGATTCTCTGAACAGGGGCCAATGGGTATCTATGGTCTGTCTCGTCGAGACATCCATGCCTTCATCATCTCCAAAATCTATGATCAGTAACGGTTCCTTGACCACCTTCAAGGCCACA GATTACAATGCATCAATTGAGTTCTACTGGGCGCCATTGCTGGTGGAATCGAATTCGGATAATCCAGTGAACCATCGTCTACCAGACCGTATAGTCAGAGCCCACGCCATTGAAAAACACGCCAGGCACTGGACCGATGCTCACATACTCGTCTTTAACTCGTATCTTTGGTGGAAGCAGCCCAAGATGAATACGtt ATGGGGTTCATTTGGAAATTCCGATGGCATCTACAAAGATGTAGAGATGCTCCGCAGCTACGAAATGGCACTCAAGACATGGGCCGATTGGTTGGAAATCCACATTAACCGCACCAAGACCCAATTGTTCTTCATTAGCATGTCCCCCACTCATCAAAG GGCTGAAGAATGGGGCGAGTCTGCGGGTGAAAATTGTTACTCGGAGACGGAGATGATCGGGAAAGATGAGTATCAGGGTAATGGATCGAATCCGGAGATGATGCGAAAGGTGGAAGCCTCCATCAACGACCTTAAAAGCAGAGGCCTGACCGTCCGACTGATAAACATCACGCAACTATCAGAATATCGAAAAGAAGGCCACCCTTCCATCTACAGAAAACAATGGGAGCTTCTCACCCAGCGCCAAATTTCCAAACCCTCCGCTTATGCAGATTGTATACATTGGTGTCTCCCTGGAGTTCCTGACGTTTGGAATCAACTCCTCTACGCTTACATCTTTAATTCATCATCTCACAACACATTCTGA
- the LOC113694988 gene encoding protein trichome birefringence-like 34 isoform X2 codes for MSDQLACEKFGRKDLTYQNWRWQPHHCDLPRFNATALLERLRNKRLVFVGDSLNRGQWVSMVCLVETSMPSSSPKSMISNGSLTTFKATDYNASIEFYWAPLLVESNSDNPVNHRLPDRIVRAHAIEKHARHWTDAHILVFNSYLWWKQPKMNTLWGSFGNSDGIYKDVEMLRSYEMALKTWADWLEIHINRTKTQLFFISMSPTHQRAEEWGESAGENCYSETEMIGKDEYQGNGSNPEMMRKVEASINDLKSRGLTVRLINITQLSEYRKEGHPSIYRKQWELLTQRQISKPSAYADCIHWCLPGVPDVWNQLLYAYIFNSSSHNTF; via the exons ATGTCCGACCAGTTAGCTTGTGAGAAATTTGGACGAAAGGACCTAACCTACCAAAACTGGAGATGGCAGCCTCACCACTGTGACCTCCCGAG GTTCAATGCCACAGCACTGCTAGAGAGACTGAGGAACAAAAGGCTTGTGTTCGTTGGGGATTCTCTGAACAGGGGCCAATGGGTATCTATGGTCTGTCTCGTCGAGACATCCATGCCTTCATCATCTCCAAAATCTATGATCAGTAACGGTTCCTTGACCACCTTCAAGGCCACA GATTACAATGCATCAATTGAGTTCTACTGGGCGCCATTGCTGGTGGAATCGAATTCGGATAATCCAGTGAACCATCGTCTACCAGACCGTATAGTCAGAGCCCACGCCATTGAAAAACACGCCAGGCACTGGACCGATGCTCACATACTCGTCTTTAACTCGTATCTTTGGTGGAAGCAGCCCAAGATGAATACGtt ATGGGGTTCATTTGGAAATTCCGATGGCATCTACAAAGATGTAGAGATGCTCCGCAGCTACGAAATGGCACTCAAGACATGGGCCGATTGGTTGGAAATCCACATTAACCGCACCAAGACCCAATTGTTCTTCATTAGCATGTCCCCCACTCATCAAAG GGCTGAAGAATGGGGCGAGTCTGCGGGTGAAAATTGTTACTCGGAGACGGAGATGATCGGGAAAGATGAGTATCAGGGTAATGGATCGAATCCGGAGATGATGCGAAAGGTGGAAGCCTCCATCAACGACCTTAAAAGCAGAGGCCTGACCGTCCGACTGATAAACATCACGCAACTATCAGAATATCGAAAAGAAGGCCACCCTTCCATCTACAGAAAACAATGGGAGCTTCTCACCCAGCGCCAAATTTCCAAACCCTCCGCTTATGCAGATTGTATACATTGGTGTCTCCCTGGAGTTCCTGACGTTTGGAATCAACTCCTCTACGCTTACATCTTTAATTCATCATCTCACAACACATTCTGA
- the LOC113695648 gene encoding uncharacterized protein translates to MEKEEKAALNRRKWPAGKLNLNAPLLSTRRTIGVNRLEDVQNANSVRISWDKFERIPFSWEQTPGKPKERGEESDGENAEEIIPPPKPPPGCRWLPTEEEADPKRDSCEGEAERGHDYDDGCEGDVEDDGGVGAHEDWKGGDGVSSNELDIFSLAQSVETVDTWKELRRKFGIGNGDMEEGIGCHSPSFMIQRFLPDAKALAAAASSSSTSLNKDLINSDDEKRKKHPKSSSGAGRRRASGAIRTATQSWSYSSWKGCGLDILLPWRMKPRPCGCGVKGGPAMAALATSRPQWSGSSRK, encoded by the coding sequence atggaaaaagaagaaaaagcagCCCTGAATAGGAGGAAGTGGCCTGCAGGAAAGCTGAACTTAAATGCCCCACTTCTATCGACGAGGCGAACTATTGGTGTCAACAGACTGGAGGATGTGCAAAATGCAAATTCGGTTCGCATTTCTTGGGATAAATTCGAGAGGATACCTTTCTCTTGGGAGCAAACCCCTGGCAAGCCCAAGGAGAGGGGTGAAGAAAGCGACGGCGAGAACGCTGAAGAAATAATACCCCCTCCAAAACCACCGCCGGGCTGCCGATGGCTTCCAACAGAGGAAGAAGCCGATCCCAAGCGCGATTCATGTGAAGGTGAGGCGGAGCGGGGGCATGATTATGATGATGGTTGCGAGGGGGACGTGGAGGATGACGGTGGAGTAGGGGCCCACGAAGATTGGAAGGGCGGTGATGGCGTTTCGTCGAACGAGCTGGACATATTCTCGTTAGCCCAGTCGGTCGAGACGGTTGACACCTGGAAAGAACTGAGGAGGAAATTTGGGATTGGAAATGGGGATATGGAGGAAGGCATAGGCTGTCATTCGCCCAGTTTTATGATCCAGCGATTTTTGCCGGACGCCAAAGCATTGGCTGCTGcggcatcatcatcatcaaccaGCCTGAACAAGGACCTAATTAATTCAGATGATGAGAAGAGGAAGAAGCATCCTAAATCAAGCAGCGGTGCCGGCAGAAGGAGAGCTTCCGGAGCTATTAGGACTGCGACGCAATCGTGGTCATATTCGTCCTGGAAGGGCTGCGGCCTGGATATTTTGTTGCCTTGGCGAATGAAACCCAGGCCATGCGGGTGTGGGGTGAAGGGTGGACCGGCCATGGCGGCACTGGCAACATCTAGACCTCAGTGGAGCGGCAGCAGCAGAAAATAG
- the LOC113697192 gene encoding uncharacterized protein At5g01610-like isoform X1 yields MDQILNKVGSYWLGQKANKEFSSVGDDINSMSSSIEGGAKWLVNKIKGKMQKPLPELLKEYDIAVGIFPRDATNYEFNEETRKLTVFIPSVCEVGYKDSSVLRFSTVVTGYLEKGKFVDIEGMKTKVLIWVKVTAIATEGSKLHFTAGMKKTRSRDAYEVLRDGVGVDKF; encoded by the exons ATGGATCAGATTCTGAACAAAGTTGGTTCGTACTGGTTAGGCCAGAAAGCCAACAAGGAGTTCAGCTCCGTCGGCGATGACATCAAC TCAATGTCAAGCAGCATCGAAGGGGGAGCGAAATGGTTGGTGAACAAGATTAAAG GGAAAATGCAAAAACCATTGCCGGAATTACTGAAGGAATATGATATTGCAGTAGGTATTTTCCCTCGTGATGCGACCAACTATGAATTTAATGAGGAGACACGAAAGCTTACGGTCTTCATACCCTCTGTCTGTGAAGTGGGTTATAAAGATTCCTCGGTCTTGCGTTTCTCCACGGTTGTAACTGGATATCTAGAGAAGGGAAAGTTTGTCGATATAGAAGGAATGAAAACTAAGGTGCTCATTTGGGtgaaagtgactgccattgcaACTGAAGGATCGAAGCTTCATTTTACTGCTGGGATGAAGAAAACCAGAAGCAGAGATGCCTATGAGGTTCTTAGAGATGGAGTCGGAGTAGACAAGTTCTAA
- the LOC113697192 gene encoding uncharacterized protein At5g01610-like isoform X2, producing the protein MTSTIEGGAKWLVNKIKGKMQKPLPELLKEYDIAVGIFPRDATNYEFNEETRKLTVFIPSVCEVGYKDSSVLRFSTVVTGYLEKGKFVDIEGMKTKVLIWVKVTAIATEGSKLHFTAGMKKTRSRDAYEVLRDGVGVDKF; encoded by the exons ATGACATCAAC CATCGAAGGGGGAGCGAAATGGTTGGTGAACAAGATTAAAG GGAAAATGCAAAAACCATTGCCGGAATTACTGAAGGAATATGATATTGCAGTAGGTATTTTCCCTCGTGATGCGACCAACTATGAATTTAATGAGGAGACACGAAAGCTTACGGTCTTCATACCCTCTGTCTGTGAAGTGGGTTATAAAGATTCCTCGGTCTTGCGTTTCTCCACGGTTGTAACTGGATATCTAGAGAAGGGAAAGTTTGTCGATATAGAAGGAATGAAAACTAAGGTGCTCATTTGGGtgaaagtgactgccattgcaACTGAAGGATCGAAGCTTCATTTTACTGCTGGGATGAAGAAAACCAGAAGCAGAGATGCCTATGAGGTTCTTAGAGATGGAGTCGGAGTAGACAAGTTCTAA